TGGCGAGCTTCTGCAGGAGCCCCATGACGGTGTTGGCGGGACGCTCCTCGCCTTTCTTGGAGGCCCCCATCGCCTTGTCCTCGCGCAGGGTGATCAGGTGCATCTTCCCCGCGCCATCCGTGCGCGCCAGGAACATCTGATACACGGCCGGGACCTTCACCAGGAGGTACTCGTGCGTCTTCCCCGTGGCCTTGCCATGCAGGGAACGCACTTCATCCAGCAGCTTGACCGTCGCGGCGTCCCCCAGCGAAGCCATCTTCCACTTGCCGGCCGCGTCCTGCCGGACGACGAGCGCGGTCCGCGTGCTGCCGCCCACGTGCACGGGAAACAGCCGCTCCTTCAGGTCATGCATCACGTTCTTCGGGTCCGCGGCCGGATCCAGCGTCTTCAGCTCATCGAGCCGGATCATGTACACCGAGACGGGGGAACCCAGCTTCGCCTTGCCCACTTCATCCAGGGACTGGAACCCGAGCTCCGCGTAGGTGTCCTGGGTGGCCAGCTTCCCCAGGGTAGACAGGCTCTGGGTTGCCACCGCTACCGGATCATTCGGATCCGTGGGAGCCGGAGGGGCCGCATGGGCCGCGCAGGCCAGCAGCACACTGGCGACGAGCGACAGGGGAAGATGATTGATGATTGTGTATTGCATGTCGTTACTCCTGATTGACAAGGAAATGAGACCGTACGGCCTCGTAGGGCATACGCCTGCCAAGGCTGCCCTCTCACGGAGGCGCGTCAGGAGAGCTGGGCTTGCAAGCCCATCACCTGTGACATGAGTCTTCGCATCACCAAGGTCTCCTGGGGACTTCCGGCCTGTGGACCACTCTCTAGGCTGAAGTGTCAGGAAATGGATATTGGACCTTGTACCTATACCGCGGGCGGCTCAGTCCTGGCCCAGCCCGTCCATGAGCCGCACCCGCTCCGCTACCGAGTCCACTCCCAACTTCTGAACGACACGGCCGCGGTGCACCTTGATGGTCTTCTCACTGGTGCCGAGTTGCTCCGCGATCCGCTTGTACCTGGGCCCGGGTGGCCCGTCCGGCCGCATCCTTCGCCAGGGCCTGGGAGATGGCTTCCAGCAATGAGGAAGACGGTGGCGGGGGCTTCAGTCATGGAGAGGCATTCGAGGGGGCCACGGGAAGGACGCACCGTAGCAGTGCGCCTTGCCCGGGGGGGCTCTCGGCCCACAGCTGGCCGCCGTGCGCCACGACGATGGAGCGGCTGATGGACAGCCCCATGCCCAGCCCTTCCTTCTTGGTGGAGTAGAAGGGCTCGAAGACGTGGGGCAGATGCGACGGCTCGATGCCCGCTCCCGAGTCCTGCACGCTCAGCTCCACCTGCTCCTGGCTCGAGGAGGTGGTGCGTACCCAGATGTGGCGCTGGCCCGCGGGGACACCGCTCGTGGCCTCCAAGGCATTGATGAGCAGGTTGAGCATCACTTGCTGGAGCTGGATGCCATCCCCCCGCACGGCGGGCCGTGAAGGGGCCAGCACCATGTGCAGCTCCGCGCCGCGCAGCTGCATGTCGTTGGCCACCAGGCGCGCCACCTCGCGTACCAGGTCATTGAGGGAGAGGACGTCATCCTGGGGTTGCCCCTTCTTGAGCAGCGTGCGCATGCGGCGGATGACTTCGCCCGCCCGCTTGTCGTCGGAGATGATGTCCCCGATGGCTTCGCGCACCTCGACCAGATCCATGGGGGTGGCATCCAGCAGGCGACGCACGGCCTGGGCGTTGACGAGGATCGCGGCCAGGGGCTGGTTGAGCTCGTGGGCCAGCGAGGAGGTCATCTCGCCCAGGGCCGCCACCCGGCTGACGTGGGCCAACTGATCCAGGCCGCGGCGCACTTCTATTTCCGCGAGCTTTTCCAGGCGGTGACGCTCGTTGAGCTCCGCCTGGACGCGAATGCGGCGGCGGCGCTCCACCATGAGCACCACGGCCATCAGCGTCTGCAAGGCGCTGACGGTGATGGCACCCAGGACATAGAGGCGGTAGCGCTCCCAGAGAGAGGGCTCCTCGAAGGCGAGCCGCACCCCCGGAGGCACCCTGTCGGGGGTGATGCCCCAGCGCCGCAGCGCGCGGGCGTCGACCGTCACATGGTCCACGGGCGCCGGCGCCAAGGGCGCGCTGAAGTCAACCTGCTCTCCGCGCAACATGCGGGCGGTGAGCATGCCCAGTTGTTGGCCGACGGCCTCATAGCTGACGAGGACTCCACCCACGAAGCCCATGCCCAGGACCGTCTCGTGGACGGTGAAGCAGGGCCGGTTGCTGGCGGCCAGCAGCATGCTCGCGACCTCGCGCGGCACGAAGGGCCTCCCGGTGGAATCGATGATGAAGGTGAAGGTCAGCACGACGGTATCGGCCGGCAGTGTCCCCACGCGCTCGAGCATCTCGGCCAGCGACAGACCGCTCAGGTCAATGAACTCCAATCCCCGCTGCTCCAGCAGGGGCCGCAGCTCTCGCAGCATCCGCTCCTGCTGAGCTTGCTCCCAGGGGCTGGAGCCGTTGACGAACGCCAGCCGCCGCGTGTCCGGCATCAGCCGCAGGGCCAGCTCCGCCGTGGCCCGCATGTCGTATTTCAGCCACTGGCCCACGACCCGCTCCGGGCGAGGTTGCCGCTCCCACAGCCGCTCGTCCTCGGAGAGGACGATGACAGGGATGTCCGGCCACAACTTCTGGCGCAGCTCCAGCGTCAGGTGGATGGTGTCGCTGCGAAAGGTGATGAGTGCGTCTGGCTGGCGCTCGCGGTACTTGACCAGATACCAGGCAAGGAGCGCTCGTTCGTATTCAGGCCCGCTGAACCAGCCTAGATCCAAGCTCTCGATATCCACGCTGACCTGACCACCCCAGGACTCCCACAGGGAGGCGCGGAGACTGGAGACGAGCGCCGTCATGGCGGGCAAGGCCATGTCCTCGGGGAGGAGCAGGAGCACGGACTTCGTGGCCGGACGCGCCTCCTGGGCCACCACCTGGGGTGCCAGCAGCAGCGAGAAACAGAGGATGGAGGCCGTGCGCCAAGACATGGTGGACGACTCTACTCCGTACGAGCCCACGCCCGCGCAGCAGGCTAGGGTCACCTCATGTCTCGGAACAGGGTTACCGCGGCGGTCTTCAACAACGCGAGATGGTGCGAGCTGGTGTGCCGGACTCATGGGCACCCGGGCGAGTTCTCGGAGGCGCTGTGGTTCAACCGGGCCCAGGTGCCACCGTTCTACCCCAACGTCGTCACGCTCACGGCGGAGGGACAGACCCGGCAGCTGGAGGTGCTCTCCGCGCTCGAGCTGCCGGGACGCTGGGGCGTCAAGGACAGCTTCGCGACGCTCGACCTCGCACCGCCAGGCTTCGAGGAGCTGTTCTCCGCGCAGTGGCTTCACTTCCCCTCTGAGAGGCCGGCCCCCGTCAGCTCCGGCGCAGCGCGCTGGGTCCAGGCCCGCGACACGGCTGCTCTGGCCGCGTGGGAGGCGGCCTGGGGTGGGCATCAGCATCCCCCGCCCGCCGTGTTCCAGGTGTTCCGGCCTGGCCTGCTCGAGGACGCGGGGGTGAGGTTCCTCGCCGCGTACCACGAGGACACCCTCGTCGCCGGTGCCATCGCCTATCACGCCGAGGGCGTCGTGAGCCTGTCGAACACGTTCTTCGCGGAGGCTCGGGCCGGAGTGCTGCGCGCGGAGCTGCTCGGGCAACTCCTGGCCACGTTTCCGGGCCTGCCCCTCGTGGGTTACGACAGCGGGGATGAGCTGGCCGCGTGGTGTGCGCTGGGCTTCGAGCCCATCGGCCCCCTGCGCGTCTGGCTGAAGAAGACGTAGGCCGGATGCCGCGCACGCCCACCGCCGCGACGCGTGGGCGCTCTCCGTGCCGCGGTTCTCACGAATGCGGTAAGCCCGATCACAGCCCCGGTCCAAGCCGGCCGGTACTCTCCGGCACCTGAGCTGATTCAAGGTGTGCTCGGCAGCGCAACCTCCGTGCTTGATTGCTCCTGCTCAACACCCGCGCACCAGAAGGAGACACCGCATGGCTTCGACAGGAAGAGCCGGACCAGGAGCCGTGAGGCTGGCCATTGCCTCGGCGCTGTTGTGTCTGGCGTGTAGCGAGGCGTCGCGGCGTGGGGACGAAAACCCGCGCGGCGCAACAGCCACCCCCCAGTCCTTGCTGGCCGCGGCCACCGGGCAGTGGAGGTTCGCCGGCTCCTTCGCCGTGGCCCGCACGGATCACACGGCGACGCTGCTGTACTCGGGGAACGTCTTGGTCGTCGGAGGCGATACCGGGCTGGACACCGGTGGCGATGGCTCAGGGACTCCCACCACGAGCGCGCAGGTGTATTCCCCCGCGACGGACACGTGGAACTCGACGGACGCTCTGGACACGGCCCGCTATGACCATACGGCAACGCGGTTGGACTCCGGCCAGGTGCTGGTCACCGGAGGCTATGGCCCAGGCGGTATCCGCCTGACCAGTGCGGAGCTGTACGACCCGTCCACGGGAATGTGGAGCGCCACGGGCTCCATGGTCACGGCCCGCGAGCGGCACACGGCGACGTTGTTGCCCTCTGGCAAGGTGCTGGTCACCGGAGGCCATGGCCCAGGCGGTATCCGCCTGGACAGCGCGGAGCTGTACGACCCGTCCACGGGAAGGTGGAGCGCCGCGGGCTCCATGGCCACGGCCCGTGAGCGGCACACGGCGACGCTGTTGCCCTCTGGCCAGGTGCTGATCACCGGAGGCCATGGCCCGAGCGGCGCCCTGGCCAGCGCGGAGCTGTACGATCCGGACACGGAAAAGTGGAGCGCCGCGGGCTTCATGGCCACGGCCCGCCTCTGGCACACGGCGACGCTGTTGAACTCCGGCCAGGTGCTGGTCGCGGGTGGCGCGAACAGCACCCACATCACCAGCGCGGAGCTGTACGACCCGGCCAAGGGAGAGTGGAGGCCCGCGGGCTCCATGGCCACGGCCCGCGGCGCGCACACGGCGGCCCTCTTGCCCTCGGGAAAGGTCCTGGTCGCGGGGGGCTACAACGCCACGGACCAACGGCTTGGCCGGGTGGAGGTGTACGACCCGGTCACAGGCGACTGGAGCACGACCTTTTCGCTGAGCAACGCCCGGGACAGGCACACGGTGACGCTGCTGACTTCCGGCCAGGTCCTCGTCACCGGAGGCTATGGGGGGGCGTTCAAGGTCTACGCCCTCAACAGCGCGGAGGTGTACATCGAGAACACGGAAGCGCGGAGCTCCACGGGCGACCTGGTTCTAGGCCGTGATAGCCATGTGGCGACGCTGTTGCCCTCTGGCAAGGTGCTGGTCACCGGAGGCTTTGGCGCAGGCGGCACGCGCCTTTCCATCACGGAGCTATATGACCCGGCGACGGGGCAGTGGAGCCTCACGGGCGCGCTAGGCACGGCCCGCGTCACCCAGACGGCGACGCTGCTGCCCTCTGGCAAGGTGCTGGTCACCGGAGGCCATGGAGGCTCTGGCCCATTCAGTACAGGTCTTTCCAGCGCGGAGGTGTACGACCCCGCGAAGGGGGAGTGGAACCCCACGGGCGCGTTGGCCACGGCCCGCTACGGCCACACGGCAACGCTGCTGCCCTCTGGCAAGGTGCTGGTCACCGGCGGCGCTGGCCCAGGCAGCACGTTCCTTTCCAGCGCGGAGGTGTACGACCCGGCGACGGGGACGTGGAGCCCCACGGGGGCCATGGCCTCGGCCCGCTACGGCCACACGGCAACGCTGCTGCCCTCTGGCAAGGTGCTGGTCACCGGAGGCCATGACACGAGCGCGGAGGTGTACGACCCGGCGACAGGGACGTGGAGCCCCACGGGGGCCATGGCCTCGGCCCGCGAGCGCCACACGGCGACGCTGCTGCCCTCGGGCAAGGTGCTGGTCGCCGGAGGCGGTGGCACGAGCGTGGAGGTGTACGACCCGGCCAAGGGGAAGTGGAGCCTCACGGGTGCGTTGGCCACGGAGCGCAAGTCACACACCGCGACGTTGTTGCCCTCCGGCAAGGTGCTGGTGACCGGAGGCAGGGGCTCTTACGAGCTCGACACCGCGGAGGTGTACGACCCGGACACGGGGATGTGGAAACAGACGAACGTCACCCTGGTCATGGCCCGCACCTACCACACGGCGACGCTGTTGCCTTCAGGGCAGGTGCTGGTCACCGGAGGTTCTGGCCTGGGCGGTCGCGTCCTCTCCAGCACGGAGGTGTACGTTCCGGGTACGGGGACGTGGAGTCCCACGGGGGCCCTGGCCACGGCCCGCGCCTACCACACGGCGACGTTGTTGCCCTCGGGCAAGGTGCTGGTCGCTGGCGGCGAGGGTTCGGAGTTCGTCACTCTCGGCAGCGCGGAGGTGTATGACCCGCGCACGGGGACGTGGAGCGGCACGGGGGCTCTGGCGGTGGGCCGTGAGGAGCACACGGCCACGCTGTTGCCTTCTGGCAAGGTGCTGGTCGTCGGCGGCAAAGATCCAACTGGCACACCGTTCGCCAGCGTGGAGGTGTACGAGCCGGCCACGGGGACATGGAGTTTCACGGGCTCCCTGTCCCGGGCCCGCGCCTACCACACGGCGACGCTGTTGCCTTCGGGTCAGGTGCTGGTCACCGGAGGTTTTGGCTCTGGCGCTGCCGCCCTGGACAGCGCGGAGGTGTATGACCCGGCGACGGGGACGTGGAGCGCCACGAGTGCTCTGCGCATGCCCCGTGCGATGCACAGGGCGACACTGTTGCCCTCCGGCAAGGTGCTGGTGACCGGTGGCCTGGGCACGGCCGATAGCTCGAATAGCGCGGAGGTGTATGACCCGCTCACGGGGACGTGGCGTTCCACGGGCAAACTGGCCCTCGGCCGTCGTTCTCACACGGCGACACTGATGCCTTCTGGCGGGGTGCTGATCACCGGAGGCTTGGAGATGGGCGAGAGCGACAACCCGGAGGTGTACGACCCTGGCACGGGGACCTGGCTCCTCATGGGTGTCGTGCTCCTGGACCGCGAAGACCACGGCGCGACGCTGTTGCCCTCCGGCCTGGTGCTGTTCACCGGAGGCGGGGGGGACACCTTCGCCACCGTGTACGATCCGGGCACGAGGGCGTGGCGCTCCACGGGGCCCTCGGCGACGGCCCGCTCGGGACACACCGCGACGCTGTTGCCCTCCGGCCAGGTGCTGGTCACCGGTGGTTGGAGACTGGGCGTCCAGGCCAGTGCGGAGCTGTACGAGGCCACGCAAGCTCCAGAGGCGTGGCGCCCGGTCATCGACCCACCGGCGGCGCAACGGCCGGAAGGAGCCTTCTCGCTCACGGGAAGCCAGTTGCGAGGTCTCTCGGAGGCGAGCAGCGGGACCGCGCAGAGTTCCGCCGCGAACCTTCCGCAGCTCAGCCTGTTGGCGCTGGAGGGAGGAGCGCTGAGCCGCGTCACATCCCTGGACTCGCTCTCGGACACGGAAGTGACCGGACAGACGCCTCTCGTGCGCAAGGGCTATTACATCCTGTCTGTCATGACGCATGCCCTCCAGGGGGGGCAACTGGTGCTCATGAACGGACCGGGTCTGGCCGCGCCCGAGCTCACCTCGCCACAGCCCTTCGTCAACACCCCACATCCCCTCATCGCCGGCACGGTGAAGCCCGGGATGAGGGTGGTGGTGTGGGTGGATGGGACGCTGGCGGGAGACGTCGTTGCCGACGGCCTGGGACGATGGAGCTTCTCCCCGGGCACCGCGCTGGCGGACGGACTCCACCGGCTCGAGGCCGTCGCAACGGATGCGGTGGGCAACTCCAGCCCCGTGTCCAAGGAACGGCACTTCACCATCGACACCGTGCCATCAGGAGGGCCCGTGGTAACGGTGCCCGGGGCCTTCGTCCGCACGCCCAGGCCGGAGGTGGCTGGAACGGCGGAGCCCGGGAGCACGGTGGTGGTGCGGCTGGATGGGGCCGTGGCCGGGACAGCCGTGGTGGGCGAGCAAGGGGCGTGGAGCTTCACCCCGGGCACCGCGCTGGGTGATGGGCTCCATCTGGCCGAGGCGACCGTCAGGGACAGCGCTGGCAATGAGAGCACCGCCACGATTGTCCGCTTCGCGGTGGACACCGTGCCACCAGGAGCGCCCGTGGTGACGCCGCCCGGGGCCTTCGTCCGCACGCCCAGGCCGGAGTTGGCGGGAACGACGGAGCCCGGGAGCACGGTGGTGGTGCGGCTGGATGGGGCCATGGCCGGGACAGCCGTGGTGGGTGAGCAAGGGGCGTGGAGCTTCACCCCGGGCACCGCGCTGGGTGACGGGCTCCATCTGGTCGAGGCGACCGTCAGGGACAGCGCTGGCAATGAGAGCACCGCCACGGCCGTCAGCTTCACGGTGGACACCGTGCCGCCAGGCGCGCCCGTGGTGACCGCGCCCGGAGCCTCCGCCACCACCGAGAGGCCCCTCCTCTCTGGCAAGGCGGAGCCTGGCAGCACGGTGAGGGTGTGGCTGGGCGGCGATGAGACGAAATCCGAGACGCTCCGCGTGGACGCAGCGGGAGATTGGCAAGTCCTTTCACGCACCACGCTGGAGTTCGGGCATCACTCCGTCTCCGCCATCGCCATGGATGAAGCAGGCAATGTCAGTGCTCCCTCCACGCACCGGTTCACCTTCCAGAGGAGCCATTATGGCTGGAGTTGCACGGCGTCCTCCTCCTCCCCCGCGACCTGGGCCCTGGTGATACTGGCTTTGTTGCCCGGCAGACGCAGGCCGCGGGGAAGCGCTGAAGAAGACGTAGGCCGCTTCACGCGGCGCAGGTGAAGTGCACGCCCTCCACCCAGCCGAGCGCGGTGAGGGCCGCTCGAATCTCCTCGCGGATGCCGCGCACGCCCACCGCCGCGATGAGGTGCCTGTCCTCCGGCGGCGCTCCCAGCGACTCCGGCGCGTCCACCGGAATCCCGTGGATGCGCGTGCCCACCTTGCGCGGGTGCACGTCGATGAAGCGCTCCACCCGTGCTCCCTGCTCCAGCAGGAAGCGCGTGAGCGTGAGCCCTCCCGGACCCGTGCCCCACACCATCAGGGGCCTCCCCGCCACCTCGCGGCTGCGCGCCAGGTAGCGCGCCTTCACCCAGATGAAGCGTTTGTGCGCATACCTCGGGTCCGTGCGCGTCAGCCGCTCCGTGCTGTCCCTCCAGCGCAACAGCACCTCGGGCACGTTGTGCATCCCGTGGCCCCGGTGGATGAGCTTCAGCCACAGGTCATAGTCCTCCGGGAAGTCGCCGTGCTCCCACCCGCCCGCCGCCACCACCGCCTCCCGCCGCAGGCACACCGAGGGGTGGCAGATGGGGCTCTCCACGAAGCGCTCACGGTGCAGCCGCTCGGGTGTGGTGAGCCCGTTGAGCCACGCCGCGTAGTCCCTCATCGAGGGGCTCACCGGCTGATCCTCCCGGAACAGCTCCACGCCGGTGCCCACGCCGCCCAGGCCCGGATCCGCCTCCAGGGCCGCGACGCTCGCCTCCAGGCGCCGGGGCAGCGCCTCGTCGTCCGCGTCCATCCGCGCCACGTAGGGCGAGGTGGCATGGGCGAGGGCCAGGTTGAGCGCGGCCACCAGCCCCCGGCCACCCCCCTCCAGCACCTCCACCCGGGCATCCCGCGCCGCCAGCCCCTCGAGCACCGCGCGCGTCCCGTCCGTCGAGCCGTCATCCACCGCGAGCACCCGGATTTCACGCAGAGTCCCTTCGAGCAGGCTCTCCACGGCGCGCGCCACGGTGCGCTCGGCGTTTCGGGCGGGCAGGAGGACGGTGACGACCGGAGGCGGCATCCTGTGTAGACTGCCCCACCCATGGGTGGCGTGAGAAACGGCAATGACGCCGGTTCGCCGGAGTCGGCTGATACGCGCCAGCGCTCGCCCGCTGGCTCGCCCCCGTCCGGGCCGGGCACCGGCGTGCTCGAGCTCGTGGAACGTCACCGCCAGAGCGCTGCCCGTCTGCTGAAAGAGGGCCACGCCGCCCGGGCCTTCGGCGAACTGGTGCGCGCCAGCCGCTCCCTGCCCATGACGCCGCGCCTGGCCTCGGTGCTCGTCACCTTCAGCTTGCGCGCCGGGACCGAGCCCGCCGTCATCGCGCTGCTCTCGTCCGCGCTCGGCAACACCCGGGGGGAGACGCGCCGCGCCGTGCGGCTCCAGCTCGCACGCGTGCTGCGCCGGGTGGATCAGCTCCCCCGGGCCGTCGAGGCACTCCAGGCTCTCGTCGACGAGGCCCCCGAGGACCGCCGCGCCCGCCGGTTGCTCGACGTCCTCTTCCGCCGTCTCTCCCGTCACGGGGGCGCTGCCTCGGAGGACTCCGTCGGAGAGAACACGGAGGCCGAGGCCCTCGCGGTTCCCATCGTGCAGGGCGAGGCGCTCGTGGAGGTGGAGGAGCCGGTGCCTGGAGATCGAAGCGAGACCGTCGAGTTCTCCTCGCCCTGGCTGGAGGACGAGCACACGGTGGAGGCCTCGGGCCCGCCGGATGCGAGGTTCGTGTCGCGAGCCCCTCCACCCCGCGCCGAGACCGCCCCGGCGCCCACGCCTCCGGCCCCCGTCGCCCCGGCGCCCGCCACCCCGGCGCCCGTCGATGATCAGCACCGCACCGTCCTCGAGCTGTCGCTGCCCGAGATCTGGGCGCAGATCGAGGAGGAGGCCACCTCCGAGGCCTCTGGTCTGCCTTTCGCGGTCGCTGGCGCTCCTGCCTCCGCGCCCCGGGATGACTCCGCCGGGGAGGCCTCCAGCCACCGGCGCACGACCCTCGAGATCAGCGAGCCTTTTCCGGAGGACGAGGAGACGTCCACCGACGCGCCCGTCTCCCGGCTCGAG
The sequence above is drawn from the Archangium gephyra genome and encodes:
- a CDS encoding LuxR C-terminal-related transcriptional regulator; translation: MRPDGPPGPRYKRIAEQLGTSEKTIKVHRGRVVQKLGVDSVAERVRLMDGLGQD
- a CDS encoding sensor histidine kinase, which codes for MSWRTASILCFSLLLAPQVVAQEARPATKSVLLLLPEDMALPAMTALVSSLRASLWESWGGQVSVDIESLDLGWFSGPEYERALLAWYLVKYRERQPDALITFRSDTIHLTLELRQKLWPDIPVIVLSEDERLWERQPRPERVVGQWLKYDMRATAELALRLMPDTRRLAFVNGSSPWEQAQQERMLRELRPLLEQRGLEFIDLSGLSLAEMLERVGTLPADTVVLTFTFIIDSTGRPFVPREVASMLLAASNRPCFTVHETVLGMGFVGGVLVSYEAVGQQLGMLTARMLRGEQVDFSAPLAPAPVDHVTVDARALRRWGITPDRVPPGVRLAFEEPSLWERYRLYVLGAITVSALQTLMAVVLMVERRRRIRVQAELNERHRLEKLAEIEVRRGLDQLAHVSRVAALGEMTSSLAHELNQPLAAILVNAQAVRRLLDATPMDLVEVREAIGDIISDDKRAGEVIRRMRTLLKKGQPQDDVLSLNDLVREVARLVANDMQLRGAELHMVLAPSRPAVRGDGIQLQQVMLNLLINALEATSGVPAGQRHIWVRTTSSSQEQVELSVQDSGAGIEPSHLPHVFEPFYSTKKEGLGMGLSISRSIVVAHGGQLWAESPPGQGALLRCVLPVAPSNASP
- a CDS encoding kelch repeat-containing protein; protein product: MRLAIASALLCLACSEASRRGDENPRGATATPQSLLAAATGQWRFAGSFAVARTDHTATLLYSGNVLVVGGDTGLDTGGDGSGTPTTSAQVYSPATDTWNSTDALDTARYDHTATRLDSGQVLVTGGYGPGGIRLTSAELYDPSTGMWSATGSMVTARERHTATLLPSGKVLVTGGHGPGGIRLDSAELYDPSTGRWSAAGSMATARERHTATLLPSGQVLITGGHGPSGALASAELYDPDTEKWSAAGFMATARLWHTATLLNSGQVLVAGGANSTHITSAELYDPAKGEWRPAGSMATARGAHTAALLPSGKVLVAGGYNATDQRLGRVEVYDPVTGDWSTTFSLSNARDRHTVTLLTSGQVLVTGGYGGAFKVYALNSAEVYIENTEARSSTGDLVLGRDSHVATLLPSGKVLVTGGFGAGGTRLSITELYDPATGQWSLTGALGTARVTQTATLLPSGKVLVTGGHGGSGPFSTGLSSAEVYDPAKGEWNPTGALATARYGHTATLLPSGKVLVTGGAGPGSTFLSSAEVYDPATGTWSPTGAMASARYGHTATLLPSGKVLVTGGHDTSAEVYDPATGTWSPTGAMASARERHTATLLPSGKVLVAGGGGTSVEVYDPAKGKWSLTGALATERKSHTATLLPSGKVLVTGGRGSYELDTAEVYDPDTGMWKQTNVTLVMARTYHTATLLPSGQVLVTGGSGLGGRVLSSTEVYVPGTGTWSPTGALATARAYHTATLLPSGKVLVAGGEGSEFVTLGSAEVYDPRTGTWSGTGALAVGREEHTATLLPSGKVLVVGGKDPTGTPFASVEVYEPATGTWSFTGSLSRARAYHTATLLPSGQVLVTGGFGSGAAALDSAEVYDPATGTWSATSALRMPRAMHRATLLPSGKVLVTGGLGTADSSNSAEVYDPLTGTWRSTGKLALGRRSHTATLMPSGGVLITGGLEMGESDNPEVYDPGTGTWLLMGVVLLDREDHGATLLPSGLVLFTGGGGDTFATVYDPGTRAWRSTGPSATARSGHTATLLPSGQVLVTGGWRLGVQASAELYEATQAPEAWRPVIDPPAAQRPEGAFSLTGSQLRGLSEASSGTAQSSAANLPQLSLLALEGGALSRVTSLDSLSDTEVTGQTPLVRKGYYILSVMTHALQGGQLVLMNGPGLAAPELTSPQPFVNTPHPLIAGTVKPGMRVVVWVDGTLAGDVVADGLGRWSFSPGTALADGLHRLEAVATDAVGNSSPVSKERHFTIDTVPSGGPVVTVPGAFVRTPRPEVAGTAEPGSTVVVRLDGAVAGTAVVGEQGAWSFTPGTALGDGLHLAEATVRDSAGNESTATIVRFAVDTVPPGAPVVTPPGAFVRTPRPELAGTTEPGSTVVVRLDGAMAGTAVVGEQGAWSFTPGTALGDGLHLVEATVRDSAGNESTATAVSFTVDTVPPGAPVVTAPGASATTERPLLSGKAEPGSTVRVWLGGDETKSETLRVDAAGDWQVLSRTTLEFGHHSVSAIAMDEAGNVSAPSTHRFTFQRSHYGWSCTASSSSPATWALVILALLPGRRRPRGSAEEDVGRFTRRR
- a CDS encoding glycosyltransferase, which translates into the protein MPPPVVTVLLPARNAERTVARAVESLLEGTLREIRVLAVDDGSTDGTRAVLEGLAARDARVEVLEGGGRGLVAALNLALAHATSPYVARMDADDEALPRRLEASVAALEADPGLGGVGTGVELFREDQPVSPSMRDYAAWLNGLTTPERLHRERFVESPICHPSVCLRREAVVAAGGWEHGDFPEDYDLWLKLIHRGHGMHNVPEVLLRWRDSTERLTRTDPRYAHKRFIWVKARYLARSREVAGRPLMVWGTGPGGLTLTRFLLEQGARVERFIDVHPRKVGTRIHGIPVDAPESLGAPPEDRHLIAAVGVRGIREEIRAALTALGWVEGVHFTCAA